The Brassica napus cultivar Da-Ae chromosome A4 unlocalized genomic scaffold, Da-Ae chrA04_Random_14, whole genome shotgun sequence genome includes a region encoding these proteins:
- the LOC125594182 gene encoding putative aquaporin NIP4-1, with translation MTSHVEEIEEEEISKIEKGKGKDCHRGIETVICTSPTTVCLTQKLIAEMIGTYFLIFAGCGVVVVNVLYGGTVTFPGICVTWGLIVMVMIYSTGHISGAHFNPAVTLTFAVFRRFPWYQVPLYIGAQLTGSLLGSLTLKLMFHVTPAAYFGTIPSDSAAQALAAEIIISFLLMFVISGVATDNRAVGELAGIAVGMTIMLNVFVAGPVSGASMNPARSLGPAIVMGVYDGLWIYIVGPLVGIMAGGFVYNLIRFTDKPLKELTRNGSFLRSASPKHKTSTSKS, from the exons ATGACTTCGCATGTTGAAGAAATTGAAGAAGAggaaatatcaaaaattgagAAAGGCAAAGGCAAAGATTGCCATCGAGGAATCGAAACAGTCATTTGTACTTCTCCTACCACTGTTTGCCTCACTCAGAAG TTGATAGCAGAGATGATTGGGACGTATTTCTTAATATTCGCTGGATGTGGGGTGGTGGTAGTGAATGTGTTGTACGGTGGAACAGTGACATTTCCAGGGATATGTGTTACTTGGGGTCTCATTGTTATGGTCATGATTTACTCTACAGGTCACATTTCCGGTGCCCATTTTAATCCTGCCGTGACCCTCACTTTTGCCGTGTTCCGGCGGTTCCCCTGGTATCAG GTACCATTGTATATAGGTGCACAACTTACGGGATCGTTACTAGGGAGTTTGACACTGAAACTAATGTTCCATGTGACACCAGCAGCTTACTTTGGAACAATTCCGTCTGATTCAGCGGCACAAGCGCTCGCTGCTGAGATCATTATCTCATTCCTCCTTATGTTTGTTATCTCCGGCGTTGCCACTGATAATCGAGCG gTCGGAGAATTAGCTGGAATTGCGGTGGGGATGACTATAATGTTGAACGTCTTCGTGGCTGG ACCGGTTTCGGGAGCATCGATGAATCCAGCAAGAAGTCTAGGACCAGCGATAGTGATGGGAGTGTATGATGGACTTTGGATTTACATTGTTGGTCCTCTTGTCGGAATTATGGCCGGAGGTTTTGTTTATAACCTTATAAGATTTACGGATAAGCCACTTAAAGAGCTTACTAGGAACGGTTCTTTTCTCCGTTCTGCTTCTCCAAAACACAAAACTTCTACTTCTAAAAGCTAA